ACTCTTTATAGTCCCGGATTATGTGATCCCAATCTTCTGATGTTCTTCTTTTCATTTTCCACTCCTTTAGAATAGAAAATGCATAGAAATCTCAGTTACTGGTAGATGGGGCTTTATTAGCGGTTACGTATCTGCTGGTATCTCATTTATAAGAGAAAGATCCAGTGAAAATTCAACAGTATTATATATAATAGAATACTCCAGATCAGGTGCAATGAGACCATCATTACCTTCAGAATCATCCAGAACAGGTGGATCTACGGCTCCCTTACAAGAAAAAAGTAGCAATAAAAACAATGATATTATTTGATTTTTAGTTTTAATTTTCAATTTATTATCCTCTCTATCTGCTTTTGAACAGCAGTCACGTTTTGACAATTCAAATTTTTTAAAAGCCAGTCATTCCCCCGGGGAAATTCGAAGCCCAGGAACTATAATCTGTTCCTGAGGGATAAGTCAGCTTGAGAACAGGATTACAATTTTTAAAAGAATTGGATTTTATTGAAGCTGCTTGATTGGCAATGCTGACAACATGATTAAGATTTGTTGAATTAGCAAAAGCATATGAAGAAAGAGAAGAAAGAGTGCTCGGTAAAGAGAGAGAGCTTATCTTTGTACCTGAAAAAGCAGAGCTATAAATG
The sequence above is a segment of the Oceanispirochaeta sp. M1 genome. Coding sequences within it:
- a CDS encoding leucine-rich repeat domain-containing protein; protein product: MFTCKKHIGSSAFERCSFSGTLSLSPNVTIIRSSVFSGCKFVDLLTIPEGITDIYSSAFSGTKISSLSLPSTLSSLSSYAFANSTNLNHVVSIANQAASIKSNSFKNCNPVLKLTYPSGTDYSSWASNFPGGMTGF